The Plasmodium vinckei vinckei genome assembly, chromosome: PVVCY_06 genome contains a region encoding:
- a CDS encoding CIR protein PIR protein, translated as MENELLCEFLNIADSYFIGKDVDTTKINEETNIKGNCRNGSCKTNWNSINALTVYILILFRKSIDKDKYNDYDECFLLWLSDKLFKIHNESKDKNQNITLNEAYDKYLKKHKVIMDHWPLLDNIKGLKNAKLKDMSEFYKLLNKICITISDYNDNGAESNNITKNSKECSNQYMMLHNRFSGCKSYLDLLNKLKYIYDKFRNPAMKEIKKKNLLSTLQPLKTKDGIEIRSSRVFKPYDFNNPQCQSKKKKSPRPPKTDPSVLLFFSKEEPPPQPLNQLKDSQHKTPPSSQNSNALPKTKTEKSSSSSVQDASKINPKTSDNSEGNTREGSGDTGSSNSGSGNVDGRLNDQVGSGVKNMNDGVKEPEAPSDGKGSQVSKADGTNGESVGTDIGKGGPEDGPGVGSGGLDNGQCIKDSKPGSSNSEIRNTGGKSSDKDSAGNTEDKKNLQTDQSITQGNSVKQHKGLSISGGSIDGVDGSTKHKESTNNSMEKHQRHDSLESNPKEKPQDSQKETRQLQEPEQQQPQPSEQPKDNQHETSQPSVSQTGLTNEQRTSDIPPKGPSSEQKDPDDDTENRKSPQSDSKDHGQTPVINKRDSNDGPGGGTRGTSSVSGGQISNGSQRGANTSQQGKSGGSGHGTGNQGSSSHQGGDTGGDKGSQDGSDRKEGKPPTSNDPSPTQKDLNQQNSSDTSQTPKDPQISQTQEQRTSHDTSGNQNSDRTDQEEPQKPVITPVIKKENIRTELKGNGITGIDDGNVLKKYKKNVISIIVILIPITLTILYKYLSSGWRKELTRKKNMKKVINSIGGKKQIQIIIKSSNQKKNTKKSINSIYKEKFPSLNIYKLMQADPIPFINLFFLLIFFVYKRKENFLEL; from the exons ATGGAAAACGAACTATtg TGTGAATTTCTTAATATAGCTGATAGTTATTTTATTGGTAAAGATGTCGATACGACGAAAATTAACGAAGAAACAAACATCAAAGGAAATTGTCGTAATGGTAGTTGTAAAACAAATTGGAATAGTATTAATGCTTTGACcgtatatatacttattcTATTCAGAAAATCAATAGATAAAGATAAGTATAATGATTATGATGAATGTTTCTTGTTGTGGCTAAgtgataaattatttaagaTACACAACGAAAGCAAAGACAAAAACCAAAATATTACTTTAAATGAGGCTTATgacaaatatttaaagaaaCATAAAGTAATAATGGATCATTGGCCTCTTTTGGATAATATAAAGGGTTTGAAAAATGCTAAACTTAAAGATATGAGcgaattttataaattacttaataaaatatgtataacaATTTCAgattataatgataatgGCGCTGAAAGTAATAACATTACTAAGAACTCTAAAGAATGTTCTAATCAATATATGATGCTTCACAATCGTTTTTCTGGATGCAAGTCATATCTTGATTTattgaataaattaaaatatatatatgataaatttaGAAATCCTGCTATgaaagaaattaaaaaaaaaaatctatTAAGTACTCTTCAACCACTTAAAACAAAAGATGGAATAGAGATTCGATCGTCGAGAGTTTTTAAACCCTATGACTTTAATAATCCACAATGtcaatcaaaaaaaaaaaaatctcCAAGGCCCCCCAAAACGGACCCATCagtattactatttttttcaaaagaaGAACCACCGCCACAACCTTTAAACCAACTAAAAGATAGTCAACACAAAACACCACCATCTTCACAAAACAGTAATGCATTACCAAAAACTAAAACAGAAAAATCAAGTTCATCAAGTGTACAAGACGCTTCTAAAATTAATCCAAAGACTTCAGACAATAGTGAAGGAAATACAAGGGAAGGAAGTGGTGATACAGGAAGTTCAAATAGTGGATCCGGAAACGTTGATGGTAGATTAAATGATCAAGTAGGTTCCGgtgttaaaaatatgaatgatGGAGTTAAAGAACCCGAAGCTCCAAGTGATGGGAAAGGCAGTCAAGTAAGTAAAGCTGATGGAACAAATGGTGAATCGGTTGGTACAGATATTGGAAAAGGAGGACCAGAAGATGGACCAGGAGTTGGATCAGGAGGTTTGGATAATGGGCAATGCATCAAAGATAGTAAACCAGGGAGTTCAAATAGTGAAATCAGAAATACTGGTGGTAAATCAAGTGATAAGGATTCAGCGGGTAACACAGAAGATAAAAAGAATCTCCAAACTGATCAAAGTATTACACAAGGTAATTCAGTGAAGCAGCACAAAGGTTTAAGTATATCAGGCGGTTCAATAGATGGAGTAGATGGTTCAACAAAACATAAAGAATCCACAAATAATTCAATGGAAAAACATCAACGACATGACTCTCTAGAATCAAATCCGAAAGAAAAACCACAAGATAGCCAGAAAGAAACACGACAACTACAAGAACCAGAACAACAACAGCCACAGCCTTCAGAACAACCAAAAGATAACCAACATGAAACATCACAGCCATCTGTATCACAAACAGGGTTAACAAATGAACAAAGAACCTCAGATATACCACCAAAAGGTCCATCGAGTGAACAAAAAGATCCAGATGATGACACAGAAAATCGAAAGAGTCCCCAAAGTGATTCAAAGGACCATGGCCAAACTCCAGTTATCAATAAAAGAGATTCCAATGATGGGCCGGGTGGTGGAACAAGAGGCACAAGTAGTGTATCAGGTGGTCAAATATCTAATGGTAGCCAAAGAGGTGCAAATACCAGTCAACAAGGTAAAAGCGGTGGATCAGGTCATGGTACAGGTAATCAAGGAAGTTCAAGCCATCAAGGAGGAGATACAGGTGGCGATAAAGGAAGTCAAGATGGGTCAGACCGAAAAGAGGGTAAACCACCCACATCTAATGATCCATCACCCACTCAAAAAGATTTAAATCAACAAAATTCATCAGATACATCACAAACTCCAAAAGATCCACAAATTTCACAAACTCAAGAACAGAGAACGTCTCATGACACGTCTGGAAACCAAAATTCTGATCGAACCGATCAAGAAGAACCTCAAAAACCAGTGATAACTCCAGTGATtaagaaagaaaatataagaacCGAATTAAAAGGAAATGGAATAACAGGAATAGATGATGgaaatgtattaaaaaaatacaaaaaaaatgtaatttcAATTATAGTTATTCTAATACCCATTACTTTAACTATTCTGTACAAg TATTTGTCATCTGGATGGAGAAAAGAATTGacgagaaaaaaaaacatgaaaaaggttataaattcaattggaggaaaaaaacaaatacaaataattataaaatcatctaatcaaaaaaagaatactAAAAAATCTATAAATTCCATTTATAAGGAAAAATTTCcatcattaaatatatacaaacttATGCAGGCTGATCCTAtaccatttattaatttattttttt